The DNA segment ATCTTTGTTTCTTTTTTTAATAGTCTAGTTTCTTTTTCTTGATATTCATTCATAAAGTCATTCACTCTATTTGATGAAATCCAATCGCTAATTCCGAAAATTGCACTTGTGAAATTTTTATAAAGATCATACTTTGCTTCTTTCATTACTTGAAAATTTCGACGTGTAAATGTAAGTGATGCAAAAGGTACTATAAAAATTATAAATAATCCGAACAGAGTTGCTAGAATGGCATAACTCATATCATATCCAAACATTAATGTTACAAATATAACATAAAGAACTAATGACACTATACTAGGAAAAATTGTTTTCAAATAAATATTTTGTAAATGTTCAATATCTTCAGCTATTAATCCAAGTAAGTCTCCAGACTTATATTCTTTTTTCAATTTCAATGCATGCGGTTCTAAAATTTTATAAACTCGACTACGCATTTTCTCTATAATCCCTAAGACCAAATTATGACTTGTTAAACGTTGTAGATAAGCAAATGTAGATTGTGATAAAGAAAATGTTCTTGTTAATACGGTTGGGACTTGTAGCATAAGAATATTCCCTATTCTCAATGATGACTTACTTATTAAAAAACCTGACACATACATAAGTGCCGCCCCACTAACTGTTGACAGTATACCTAGAATAACTACGAGGGCCATCATACTTTTATTTTTTTTGATTTCTGTTCTAACAATAGAATTATTTCTCATTGTAGCCACCCCCTACTAAATTATTCTTTAAACTAGCATATCGTAAACTTTGTTTAAAATCTACTATTCTTTCAAAATCTACTATCATACCTTTTTCTAAATTAACGATATAATCCATATTATTCAGCCAATGTAGTCTATGTGTAGCAATAATTACTGTACGATTTTCAAATAACTGTAATAACTTTTCTTTAATTTCAAATTCCGTTTCAATATCCAAGTGACTTGTAGGCTCATCTAATATAATAATTTCTCTATTACTTATCAAAGCGCGTGCTATTGCAATTCGTTGTGCCTGTCCTCCACTAAGTTCATTACCTGCCTCACCAATAAGGGTATCATATCCATTTGGTAAATCCTCTATGAATGTATCTAATCCAACAAGTCTACATACTTCCTTCAATTTTTCTTCACTAACTATATCCTTCTCATAAAATAAGATATTATTCTTTATAGTATCCGGGAATATATAAGGAAACTGTGAAATATATGAAATTTTAGAAGTCCATGAATTTGAATTTAATGAAACAACTTCATTGTTAATAAATATTTCTCCTGAACTCTGCTTATTAAAACCTGATAATATTGAAATTAACGAAGTTTTTCCACTTCCACTTGGGCCAACTAAGGCTATTTTACTTCCTTTTTGTATATCTAGATTGATATCTTTTAAAATTTCTTTATCATCTTTTATAAGTGAAATTTCTTTAAGGAAAATACTATCTACATTAGTTATAACCTTTTCCTCATTAGTTATATTATTATTTTTTTTAATCATATGCTCTATATCTTCGTAAGCTATCTGCCCATCCAAAGTTGCATGATAATCTGTTGCAGCTTGTTTCATCGGCAAGAAAAACTCTGGTGAAATTAATAGAACAGTTAATGATGGTAATAGACTTGTTTCTCCATCAAGTAACAATATCCCCAATCTTACAGCTAAAAGAGCTATTGCTATTGTAGTTAAAAAATCTAACGCAAAACTATTTAGAAAGGCAAAAGTTAAAGTCTTCATAGTACTTTTTCGGTATTCAGAATTTTTCTTTTCCATAATTGGCAAGTAATTTTTACTTATTCCTAAAAACTTAAGCGTTTCTATACCACGCACTGTATCAATAAAGTTATTTGATAATGCACGATATTTTTTATATTGTCTATTTGCCATATCTCGTGCGTTTATCCCTAATAAAATCATAAAGGCAACTATTACTGGAATAACAGAAATTATAACTAATGCTGATACATAGTCAGTATAAAAAATAAAAATTACTACTAACGTTGGAATTACTCCACCACGGATTTTCTTTGAAACATTAAGTTCAAAATACTGTTTAACCTTCCCAATTCCATCAATTGACAGGGTTACTAACTTCCCAGAACCTTCACGAGTTGTAAAATCTGGCCCTAGATTAAAATAACTCGTTAACAGTCTTTTACGTAAATCTTTTTCAAATTTCAATGCATCTTTTTCTGTAAAATATTGTTGTAAATGTAAAAACACAACTCTTAATGTATATCCTATTAAAAAAAGAACACTATCCCTTGCTACATTATCAAAATTTTTATAGAATAAGCCAACTATTGCTTTACCCAAAAAAGCAGCCTGTATAATAATACAAGCTGCTTCAAATATTGATAATAGTAATAAAGTTAATGTTAAACTTTTTTTAACAGGAAGTTTTATTTTTTCTTCCTTCTTTTTCATTAACTAGTACTCCAATTCATCTTCTTTTGATAGTCGTTTTCTAAAGATAGAATAAGACCAAACTTGGTAACCTAACACAAATGGCAATAAGAATAATGCAACTATTGTCATAAGTCTTAGTGTGTAAATTCCGCTCGCAGCATCATATATAAATAGTGATTGGCTAAGATCATTACTGTTTATAATAGCACGTGGGAACATACCTGCAAAGACACTTAGAGTTAAAAATGCTAGAGTCCCTGAAGTACTCAAGAAAGCACCTAGGTCGCGACCTTTGAAATTCAAGACAAATGATAATACAAATAGTGCTACTGCTATTAACGCAAGAACTAGTCCTACATAATAGTTCGTAGTGAATATATCTGTTTTAAATAATGCCCAAATTGCAAAAACTAATGTTACTACTGCCGCAAATGGGAATAATAATGCAGATGTTGCACGAGCAGCGTTTCTTAATTCACCTGTTGTTTTTAGTGCTAAGAATTGCGCTCCATGAACTAGCATTAGAAGTAACATCATCACTCCTCCAAGAATTGTAAATGGAGATAATAGTCCTAAGAAACCATCAACTAGATTTTTCTTTTCGTCAAGGTTAACCCCCGTCATAAAGTTTGCTACAGCTACTCCCCATAATACTGGAGGTAATAAACTACCAACAAACATTGCTATATCGAATGATTTAATCCAAGTTCTATTATTACCCAATTTACCTCTAAATTCAAATGATACGCCTCGTAGAATTAATGCTACTAGCATTAAAACGAAAGCAATGTAGTATCCACTGAATAATTTACCATACCAGATAGGAAACGCTGCGAACATTGCTCCACCACCTGTTAATAACCAAACTTCGTTAGCATCCCAGAAAGGACCAATTGTATTGAAGTAAACTCGTTTATCTTCATCAGTCTTACCTAATACTTGAGCAAGAACTCCAACACCGAAGTCATATCCTTCTAATACGAAGAATCCTGTGAATAAGACTGTAATAAGTAAGAACCATATATTTGGTAAAGCTACTGACCAATCCATACTATGCTACCTCCTTCACAGTTGTTTCTTTTTTATTCATCATATATCTAAATGCGATAAACTGTACAATACCTAAAATTGTATATAGAGCACAAAATACTAATAGTGAGAATAATACTGAACTTGCTGAGTTAGGTGAAACTCCAGCATCAGTAGTCATAACTCCAAAGATTAAAAACGGTTGACGTCCCATCTCTGCCATTACCCAACCACATGCAGTAGCAACCTCTGCCACTAATAGCATCCATGGCATAAGTTTTAGGAACCAACGTTTTTTAGTTTCAATTCGCTTAAATGAGAAAATTGTTCCAAGCAATGCTGCAAAGAATAAAATAAATGCTGAACCAGACATAACCCTGAATGAATAATAAATTGTTGGGACATGTGGGGTATAATCAATGTGCTTCCCAAATACTGGATAATACTTCTCATCCATTTCTTTTTGGAGTGTTTTCATTCCCTTCAAACTACCTTCAAACTTATCATATGCTAAGAAACTTAACATGCTAGGAACTTCAATATAATGCTCTGCTTTTTGTTGTTTTTGATCAATTTTTGCTAATACAGAAAATGGTGCCGAATTGCCTGTGTCTTCATACAACGCCTCAGCTGCAGCAACCTTCATCGGATACTCTCTTACTAAATACTGCATTTGTGAATGTCCTGTCCACAGTAAACCAGTAGATCCAATTAGCGCACCAATAATTGACACTTTAAATGCTTTTCTAAATATTGCAACTTCATGTTTACGTAACATTTTCCAAGCTGCAATACCTGCAATAGTAAATGATCCTACTGTTAATGCCATAGTTAATACGTGAGGGAATTGATTCCATAAATATGGATTCTTTACAATTGCCAAGAAGTCAATCATTTCTGCTTTTTTACCAATAACATTATTTTCAACATACTTAACTCCTACTGGATGTTGCATGAATGAGTTTGCTGATAAAATCCAAAATGCTGACATAACTGTACCGATACCTACTAACCAAATACACATTGCATGTAATTTTTTATTAATTTTCTCCCAAGAGAAAATCCAAATACCGATAAACGTAGATTCAAGATAGAATGCAAGTAATGCCTCTATCGCTAGTGATGGTCCAAAAACATCCCCTACGAATGAAGAATATTCTGACCAGTTCATACCAAATTGGAACTCCTGCAAGATACCTGTAACAACTCCAACCGCAAAGTTAATTAAGAATAGATGTCCAAAGAATTTAGTAATTCGTTTGTAATGTTCATCTCCAGTTTTAACATAAATACTTTCAAATATCGCAATTAAGAATACCATTCCTATTGTTATTGGAACAAAGAAGAAATGGAATATTGTTGTTGCAGCGAATTGTATCCTTGCAAGTAATAATGGATCCAACATAGATATACCTCCTTTATGATTTTAAATTATATTTAAAGTAAATATTACATTAATTATTGTATACTATAGTTATGTTTATGGCAAAAGAAAAATGTTAAACTATAGCAGTTTTACTATATTTTAACATTTTTTCTTCACATTTTGTTCACATTTGTGAAAATTTCTTCTATTTCTAGTTATGTTTAACTCCCAAAGTTAGACTTATTATCAATATGACTAATACTATTAAACAAATTCTTACAAAATTATAATCTTTTTCTTGGAGATAAACAAAAAGCAATCCCAAGATTCTAAAAATAGGTGTTAATATCAATATAAAAATTCCAAATATTAAATATGCATAATAATCAAACTCTACTAATCCATTAAACATCTGATTAAAACTATAACGCTCTAATATAAGAGAACTTTCTACTCCTTTTACTAATCCTAAAAATATCCCTATTAAGATTAGTGCTGAGCTAATATAAACTCCACATCTTAAAATATTTGAAATAACGACATTTATATCTTTTTTCTCTTTCATTTTACAGCACCCCCATACCTTTTAAAAACATATTTATTATAGTAAATAAAAGTATCGGTAAGAATATATATCTAATATATTTTGCATCCAATCTTTGCATTACTTTAGCACCTGTTCTCGATCCAATAAGTGTACCTAATGCAATAGGAGCTGCTATAGCGGGATTTATTGTCCCATTGAAAAAATATATTAATGCACTGGCAGTTGCTGTTACCCCCATCATAAAATTACTTGTTGCAGTACTTACTTTTATAGGTAACTTCATATAATTATCCAACGCAACTACTTTGAACGCTCCGCTTCCTATTCCTAACAACCCACTAGCAAAACCTGCCCCAAACATTACAAGTGACCCTTGGGGTACATTTGTTACATTATAAGCTAAAGTTTTTCCAGTTGCTTTGTCATAATAACTTGAATTTAACTTATACTTTTCTGCATATTTATCATTCTCAACTTTTTCTTCAACTCTTTTCTTTGTAATCAAACCCGTTTTCTTTAACATTCCATAAAACGCGTTTAAGAGTATTAATGAGAAAAATATATACAATAATTTAGATGAGAATATTCCAGCCATTAATGCTCCTATCACACCACCTGCTGTTGTAAATATTTCTAATAACATACCTACTCTCATATTGCTAACATGGTCTTTTACAAAAGCAATAGCAGAACCACTACTAGTCGCAATTACCGCTACTATACTTGCTCCTATAGCATATTTTATATCTATTCCAAAAAGTATAGTCAATGCTGGAGTTACTATAAGCCCTCCGCCTAAACCGACTAGAGAACCTAGAAATCCTGCACAAATGGCTATTACTATAAACTGAATTACTTCTATCATAATTAAATTCTTCTTTCTAATCTTTTGAATATATAACTAATACATTTTTATTAACTTCTAACTTTATATCATTTTCTCCACAAAATTCATTACTTGTAGCATTAGGCCTATCTAGTGTCAAAAGTAAATTCTCCGCCTCATACTTAGAGTTTTTTATAGTCATTTTTGTATCTTGAAAAATTGGAATAATTGAAAAATATTTATAACCTTTTTTTGGGGGAAATACATTTTTTTCACTTTTAGCAATTGTAATAATATTATTGTCATCTATTATACTCAGCTCAATTCTTTCATATTTCTCATTATTTAAAAGAAAAA comes from the Gemella morbillorum genome and includes:
- the cydB gene encoding cytochrome d ubiquinol oxidase subunit II, with the protein product MDWSVALPNIWFLLITVLFTGFFVLEGYDFGVGVLAQVLGKTDEDKRVYFNTIGPFWDANEVWLLTGGGAMFAAFPIWYGKLFSGYYIAFVLMLVALILRGVSFEFRGKLGNNRTWIKSFDIAMFVGSLLPPVLWGVAVANFMTGVNLDEKKNLVDGFLGLLSPFTILGGVMMLLLMLVHGAQFLALKTTGELRNAARATSALLFPFAAVVTLVFAIWALFKTDIFTTNYYVGLVLALIAVALFVLSFVLNFKGRDLGAFLSTSGTLAFLTLSVFAGMFPRAIINSNDLSQSLFIYDAASGIYTLRLMTIVALFLLPFVLGYQVWSYSIFRKRLSKEDELEY
- a CDS encoding cytochrome ubiquinol oxidase subunit I produces the protein MLDPLLLARIQFAATTIFHFFFVPITIGMVFLIAIFESIYVKTGDEHYKRITKFFGHLFLINFAVGVVTGILQEFQFGMNWSEYSSFVGDVFGPSLAIEALLAFYLESTFIGIWIFSWEKINKKLHAMCIWLVGIGTVMSAFWILSANSFMQHPVGVKYVENNVIGKKAEMIDFLAIVKNPYLWNQFPHVLTMALTVGSFTIAGIAAWKMLRKHEVAIFRKAFKVSIIGALIGSTGLLWTGHSQMQYLVREYPMKVAAAEALYEDTGNSAPFSVLAKIDQKQQKAEHYIEVPSMLSFLAYDKFEGSLKGMKTLQKEMDEKYYPVFGKHIDYTPHVPTIYYSFRVMSGSAFILFFAALLGTIFSFKRIETKKRWFLKLMPWMLLVAEVATACGWVMAEMGRQPFLIFGVMTTDAGVSPNSASSVLFSLLVFCALYTILGIVQFIAFRYMMNKKETTVKEVA
- the cydD gene encoding thiol reductant ABC exporter subunit CydD, whose amino-acid sequence is MKKKEEKIKLPVKKSLTLTLLLLSIFEAACIIIQAAFLGKAIVGLFYKNFDNVARDSVLFLIGYTLRVVFLHLQQYFTEKDALKFEKDLRKRLLTSYFNLGPDFTTREGSGKLVTLSIDGIGKVKQYFELNVSKKIRGGVIPTLVVIFIFYTDYVSALVIISVIPVIVAFMILLGINARDMANRQYKKYRALSNNFIDTVRGIETLKFLGISKNYLPIMEKKNSEYRKSTMKTLTFAFLNSFALDFLTTIAIALLAVRLGILLLDGETSLLPSLTVLLISPEFFLPMKQAATDYHATLDGQIAYEDIEHMIKKNNNITNEEKVITNVDSIFLKEISLIKDDKEILKDINLDIQKGSKIALVGPSGSGKTSLISILSGFNKQSSGEIFINNEVVSLNSNSWTSKISYISQFPYIFPDTIKNNILFYEKDIVSEEKLKEVCRLVGLDTFIEDLPNGYDTLIGEAGNELSGGQAQRIAIARALISNREIIILDEPTSHLDIETEFEIKEKLLQLFENRTVIIATHRLHWLNNMDYIVNLEKGMIVDFERIVDFKQSLRYASLKNNLVGGGYNEK
- a CDS encoding sulfite exporter TauE/SafE family protein; translated protein: MIEVIQFIVIAICAGFLGSLVGLGGGLIVTPALTILFGIDIKYAIGASIVAVIATSSGSAIAFVKDHVSNMRVGMLLEIFTTAGGVIGALMAGIFSSKLLYIFFSLILLNAFYGMLKKTGLITKKRVEEKVENDKYAEKYKLNSSYYDKATGKTLAYNVTNVPQGSLVMFGAGFASGLLGIGSGAFKVVALDNYMKLPIKVSTATSNFMMGVTATASALIYFFNGTINPAIAAPIALGTLIGSRTGAKVMQRLDAKYIRYIFLPILLFTIINMFLKGMGVL
- a CDS encoding DUF1634 domain-containing protein, whose amino-acid sequence is MKEKKDINVVISNILRCGVYISSALILIGIFLGLVKGVESSLILERYSFNQMFNGLVEFDYYAYLIFGIFILILTPIFRILGLLFVYLQEKDYNFVRICLIVLVILIISLTLGVKHN